One genomic segment of Plasmodium cynomolgi strain B DNA, chromosome 14, whole genome shotgun sequence includes these proteins:
- a CDS encoding hypothetical protein (putative): MKKDDTLTSMDEGKRTEGQTKEADDDKDAAAEGCSDNGREIEKEDDGTQGVTPKKEATNEQESNEISDKYIKYLECIKNNWSSSQASKLLNNKLIKYISERFLYMSSSLKVRVLTSFFYLPDKLRVENERYLLLITANGEIDGNGWVKKFSRILKPFIKTGIMDIKDIDSQTMHRILNYIDQENNSNKCRTRYIHNKKELEHIHMCDPVNELKNLENKNIIHLDEYKMFTPAKNFDCLLSSVIMRTPEA; encoded by the coding sequence atgaaaaaagacgATACGCTGACTTCTATGGACGAGGGTAAAAGAACGGAGGGGCAGACAAAAGAGGCTGATGACGACAAAGACGCTGCCGCAGAAGGCTGCTCTGATAACGGCCGCGAGATCGAAAAGGAGGACGATGGTACCCAGGGGGTGACACctaaaaaggaagcaacaaatgaacaagaaAGCAATGAAATCAGTGACaagtacataaaatatttagagtgtataaaaaataactggTCATCTTCCCAAGCATCGAAATTATTAAACAACAAATTAATCAAATATATATCTGAGcgatttttatatatgtctAGTTCATTGAAGGTGAGGGTGTTGacaagttttttttacctgccTGATAAATTAAGGGTAGAAAACGAGCGGTACTTGTTATTAATTACAGCAAATGGTGAAATCGATGGTAACGGGTGGGTCAAAAAATTTAGCAGAATCTTAAAGCCATTTATCAAAACAGGTATAATGGATATCAAAGATATAGATAGCCAAACCATGCACagaattttaaattatattgaCCAAGAAAATAATAGCAACAAATGTAGGACGCGTTACATTCACAATAAAAAGGAACTAgagcatatacacatgtgcgaTCCTGTTAATGAGTTAAAAAATctggaaaacaaaaacattATACATTTGGATGAATACAAAATGTTTACGCCGGCGAAAAATTTTGACTGCCTTCTTTCATCGGTAATTATGAGAACGCCCGAGGCAG